The window CCTGTGTTGATTGTTGGATGCATCCGGACACTGGGTTAATGACATCTCCAGCCATTTTTCCTTCATTCTTTTCCACATCAACTGCTTGGCGATTCCTTTTCATGAACTTCCTCTTGTTCCATTTCTTCTTGAAACCGCCTTTCTTCACCTCAAGTGGTTTTGGGATTTCAATTGGCTTTTTCGCGGTCTCCTTAACTTGCCTTTTGCCAGGAACTACAATATGCTTTGTGGCACCACTTCCGCGACCCTCTAGTTGACCTGCACAAAACAGAGCCCGTGCATGATCGAGTGTCCAGCCCAGCACAGACGAGGAAGAAATCGATGCAATTTCACAAAAACGTACATCTAAAAAAAGAATACGAGATACCTTGTGTTGCAAGAAGAGCAGTTCGGGCTCCTTTTATCTCTGCCTCTTTCTTTGACCTGGCTGCAGGACCAATGTATTGTATACCACCAATCTCTACGGTGCATGTAAAAGGAGCTATCCCTGAAGCTTGTCTGGTCAAGCTATAAGATGGAATGTAATTCATCTTCTGAGCATACTCCTGAAGAAGATTCTTGCAGAGGCCAGTTTCTAGCTGAAAACCATAGTAACAAGTGTGGATTAGAATGCTATTTTAACTAAGCcattctattacttgtgaactaAGCATATTCCACGATAACATGTACTGTGAGGTATGCATCTGCAATTAAAGAACCAGGGGCTTGAATAAATACAAGCCAATAGAGAGTAGAATGATATCAGACTTGGGCAAAGCCACATTGAAGTGGAAGAGAAAAGCTTACATATCCACATGCAACAATATGGTCAAATTAGCAGACATTACTCAAAGGCTGATAACACCAAGGAGCAAAGATGCTATCAGTGTTCATGTAACGCATTGCACGAAGACTTCACCTTACGAAAAagatttctgatattttcacattATTACAGGCAGAATAACTGAAAACAATTTTACAGGGCTTAACTTCCATAATTTCAGGAAGCCCCTAAATACTGTACGAAGCATAAACAGCGGTGCCAAGACCACGAAGCAGATTTCTAACTTTTCGCATTATTACAGGCAGAACCGCCAAAAACAATTTTGCAGGGTAACATACATAAAATTTCAGGAAGACTGAGTAATGTAGGAAGCAGCATAAGAGTATGATTCAACTACATAGTTGGGGTGATCAGCTTCTTCCCAAGTACTGAGGATAAAGAATGCAGGTCATGGCCATCCATAATTGCACATTCTGAATATTCAGGAAAAGACAATTCCACATTCTTACCTTTATATATATACAGTATTTATAGAAACGGTTCTTGGCTGAATGAAGGGACGACTCAAATCAAATACGGAGGAGTAACTTACAGCTGCTGGGATTCTCCCAATGGTTGGGATGGACTCGACAATTTCCATGAGGGCGACTTCAGCAGCCGACTGCTCTGCGGCCTTCCGGGTGAAAAATCCGGGCAGCGAGTCGAACTTGGCGCCGTCGATCAAGACAGCGGACTTGAAGATGGGCTCGTGGCAGGGCCCCTCCTTGAGGGTGTGATACTCCGGAGCCGCGACGCCGAGTTTCTGCGCGTACTCCTGCAGCCAGCTCTTGAAGGCGTCGCATTTCACAGGCCCTGAAGCGGTGAAGCGCACCAAAACTCAGAACTACGGTGGGGAACCAGCAACCTGTAGCAAATGGACACGGGAGCAGAGGAGAGAGTCTTACTGATTCCGCTGGCGTTGGGcgcaggcgccgccgccgccatgccgccgCCGGCGTTCCGCGTTCGTACCGACCGGGCCGCTGCCCTGGGTACTGGGGGTTTTGTGTGGCGTTTCTTCTCTAGCACCAAGACGTGCGCTGTGGCTTTTTagtactttttttaaaaaaaaacagctTGAACTTTATTAATCTGTTTTTTCAAAGGTACGCCAAAAGCGTACCGTAACTTTATAGAAAAAGAAAAAATTATACACAAAAAAGATTACATGGTAGATAGATGGCATCAAATGATGCTTCCACCATACCCTCCGTATATCGAAACGTTACCCTACTACCCACACCATGTAGATACTCCGGTGGCTCCTGCTCTGGACCACAATTCTAACTCTTGCCAAATCAGGTCCACGGTTCCACTGACATTCCTTAGTCAGTCCTCCCAAAGACCCTTCCATTGCGTTGCTTTCATATGTTCTAGCAGATCGAAGTGACCACCGAGTCAAAACCCTTCCTCTGCCTCTTCGGGATATGCTTCCTCGTGGTGCTCCACCAGTTGCTGATTGTGGAATGCTGTGTCGGGCAAAGGTCCGGGTTGATTCTCATTCTGCAGAAGCACATGTACCACACCTGCCTCACAAACACACACTGCATAGTGATATGATCCACAATTTCTTCCTCTTGCTCGCAAAGATAACATGGTGATCTTTGGTCCTGTAAACCATGCCGAAACCGTCTGTCCGCCGCCCAGAGCCTGTATTGCACCGCCAGCCACATGAAAAGCTTGCACACCAATGGAGCCCAACACTTCCATATGGCCGTATAAGCTTGAAACCTGATtgaaacacccacaatgcggctatatctcccacgtgtcagggcacgacttagaggcatagccgcatggtaggtttgtcgcaaaaggggtaatcttcacacatcccatgtactgaataagaaagggataaagagtcggcttacaatcgccacttcacacaatacataaatatatcatacatcatccagaatacaatcaaggtccgactatagaaccaaaataaagaaagacaatctcaaatgctagatcctcgatctccccaactgggctccactactgatcatccggaaaagaaacatagtaacggcccggatcctcgtcgaactcccacttgagttcggtagcgacccctgcactggcatcatcggcacctgcatttgtttggaagtatctgtgagtcacggggactcaacaatctcacaccctcgtgatcaagtctatgtaagcttaaaggtaggaaaggatagtgaggtggagctgcagcaagcactagcatatatggtggctaacatacgcaaaggagagcgagaagagaagcaatgcaacggccgtgaagctagaagtgatcaagaagtgatcctgaaactacttacgttcaagcataacccaagaactgtgttcacttcccggactccgctggaaagagaccgtctcagctacacacgcggttgattcattttaattaagttaagtgtcaagttttctacaaccggatattaacaaattcccatctgcccataaccgcgggcacggctttcgaaagttcaaaccctgcaggggtgtcccaacttagcccatcacaagctctcacggtcaacaaaggatattccttctcccaggacgacccggtcaggctcggaatcccggttataagacatttcgacaatggtaaaacaagaccagcaaagccgcccgaatgtgctgacaaatcccgataggagctgcacatatctcgttctcagggcacaccggatgggcaagacgtcgggttggcataaaccctggttgcccagggggcgccggacatcgcctagttcggaccaacacttagagaagcactgccccccccggggggggggggggggttaaataaagatgaccctcgggctcgcgaaaacccaagggaagattataggttgttaggcaaatgtaaaaccaaggttgggccttgctggaggagttttattcaaagcgaattgtcaaggggttcccataacacccaaccgcgtaaggaatgtaaaatcaaggaacataacaccggtatgacggaaactagggcgacaagagtggaacaaaacatcaggcataaggccgagcctttcaccctttaccaagtatatagatgtattaaagtaaataagatataataatgataccccaacagtatccatgttccaacatggaacaaacttcatcttcacctgcaactagcaacgctataagaggggctgagcaaaagcggtaacatagccaaacaacggtttgctaggtaaggtgggttagaggcttgtcatggcaatatgggaggcatgatatagcaagtggtaggtagcgcggcatagcaatagagcgagcaactagcaagcaaagatagaagtgatttcgaggatatgatcatcttgcctgcaaagttctcagagttgacgaaagcttgatcctcgaaagcgtacTCAGCAGGTtcttcgatcacgtactcgtcttccggctctacccaaagcaagaacacaagcaaaggaaacaacaatcaaccacggtgcaatgcgcaagcaacatgatgcaaagcatgacatgatatgcgagatgtgatatgcaatgcatatgcgtgcttcggaatgaaaagattgaaccaggcatcaacttggcaaaccaagtatgccatgatgtctactacacaaccttcttgtagacgttgttggccctccaagtgcaggggtttgtaggacagtagcaaatttccctcaagtggaagacctaaggtttatcaatccgtaggaggcgtaggatgaagatggtctctctcaagcaaccctgcaaccaaataacaaagagtctcttgtgtccccaacacacccaatacaatggtaaattgtataagtgcattagttcggcgaagagatggtgatacaagtggtatatggatagtagataatagtttttgtaatttgaaattataaaaacagcaaggtaactaatggtaaaagttaacgtaaacggtattgcaatatgttggaacaaggcctagggttcatactttcgctagtgcaagttccctcaacaatactaacataattggatcacataactatccctctacatgcaacaaagagtcactccaaagtcactaatagcagagaacgaacgaagagattatggtagggtacgaaaccacctcaaagttattctttccaatcaatccattgggctattcctataagtgtcacaaacagccctagagttcgtactagaataacaccttaagacacaaatcaaccaaaaccctaatgtcacctagatactccaatgtcacctcaagtatccgtgggtatgattatacgatatgcatcacacaatctcagattcatctattcaaccaactcatagaacctcaaagagtgccccaaaatttctaccggagaatcacgacgaaaacgtgtgccaacccctatgcataggttcatgcgcggaacccgcaagttgatcaccaaaacatacatcaagtgaatcacgtgatatcccattgtcaccacagatacgcacgacaagacatacatcaagtgttctcaaatctttaaagactcaacccgataagataacttcgaaggggaaactcaatccattacaagagagtagagggggaaagaaacatcataggatccaaatataatagaaaagctcgcgatacatcaagatcgtatcacctcaagaacacgagagagagagatcaaacccatagctactggtacataccctcagccctgatggagaactactccttcctcatcatggagagcaccgggatgatgaagatggccaccggagagggattccccctccggcagggtgtcggaacgggtctagattggctttcggtggatacggaggcttctggcggcggaactcccgatctattgtgctctctgatgtttttagggtatatggagatatataggtggaagaagtacgtcaggggggccacgagggtgtagGGTGCGCCccgtacctcgtggcctcctcgaagcttcacttacgcgcacttcaagtcttctgggcttctttccttccaaaaatgagttctgtgaagtttcaggtcaattggactccgtttgattttctttttcttcgaaaccctaaaacaaggtaaaaacagaaactgacactaggctctaggttaataggttagtcccaaaaatgatataaaagtgtataataaagcccataaacatccaaaacagtagataatgttgcatggagcaatcaaaaattatagatacgttggagacgtatcaccatccccaagcttaattcctgctcgtcctcgagtaggtaaatgataaaaatagaatttttgatgcggagtgctacttggcataatttcaatgtaattcttcttaatcgtggcatgaatattcagatccgaaagattcaagacaaaagttcatattgacataaaaatgataatacttcaagcatactaactaagcaattatgtcttctcaaaataacatggccaaagaaagttcatccctacaaaatcatatagtttagccatgctccattttcgtcacacaagaatgctctcatcatgcacaaccccaatgacaagacaagcaattgtttcatactttagtaatctcaaactcataaaccttcacgcaatatatgagcgcgagccatgtatatagcactatggatggaatagaatatgatgatgggggttatgtggagaatacaaaaaggaagaaagtctcacatcaacgaggctaatcaatgggctatggagatgcccatcgattgatgttaatgcaaggagtagggattgccatgcaacggatgcactagagctataaatgtatgaaagctcaacaaaagaaactaagagggtgtgcatccaacttgcttgctcacgaagacctagggcacttgaggaggcccattgttggaatatacaagccaagttctataatgaaaaattcccactagtatatgaaagtgacaaaacaagagactctctataatgaggattatggtgctactttgaagcacaagtgtggcaaaggatattagcattgtcccttctctatttttctctcatttttctttttttggggactTCTCCTTTTTAtggtctttctctctttttttgggccttctcttttttatggcctttctcttttttttattcctcacttgggacaatgctctagaaaatgatgatcatcacacttctatttatttacaactcaatgattacaactcgatactagaacaaagatgactctatatgaatgcctccggcggtgtaccgggatatgca is drawn from Triticum dicoccoides isolate Atlit2015 ecotype Zavitan chromosome 4A, WEW_v2.0, whole genome shotgun sequence and contains these coding sequences:
- the LOC119286137 gene encoding double-stranded RNA-binding protein 8-like, producing MAAAAPAPNASGIRPVKCDAFKSWLQEYAQKLGVAAPEYHTLKEGPCHEPIFKSAVLIDGAKFDSLPGFFTRKAAEQSAAEVALMEIVESIPTIGRIPAALETGLCKNLLQEYAQKMNYIPSYSLTRQASGIAPFTCTVEIGGIQYIGPAARSKKEAEIKGARTALLATQGQLEGRGSGATKHIVVPGKRQVKETAKKPIEIPKPLEVKKGGFKKKWNKRKFMKRNRQAVDVEKNEGKMAGDVINPVSGCIQQSTQEPSSDTVMLKDDEEPSKEARRVVQEPGSDVVMLQPSKEARRAEQESGIAVLKPDELDRRVEHVQGSDIVMLPPDHETRRVKHVPGSDTAMLQRTNKARSVEQEPPRDSGMARSNKEAGCINQELLGETATPHNVRKARTMKHDSQHQCSLM